GCAAGCAGTTGGTCGTCGGCGGCTATCATGAGCTGACGATCTGGGATGTCGCCAGCGGCAAGCTGGCGCGGCGGATCGGTAATCTCGGCGAACGAACCTACGCGCTCCGCTTCTCGCCCGACGGACAAATGCTGGCGGTCGGCTGCGGCCAGCCTGGCGCTAGCGGCGAAGTGCGACTCGTGCGCTTTGCTTCGGGCGGAGTCACCGGCGTCGTTTGTCGCTCGGACGATGTGGTGCTCGATTTGGCGTTTCGTCCCGGCTCGACTCAGTTGGCGGCGGCGATGACCGACAGTTCGATCCGCGTCGTCGATACGGCGTCGCTGAGCGAAGTGCGCACGATTGCCGGTCATGCCGATTGGGTCACCGCGATCGCCTATAGCGATGACGGCACGCAGCTGGCGTCGGCCAGTCTCGACCAATCGGCCAAGGTGTTCGACGCCGAAACGGGGGCCGTGCTGGCCAGCTATCCTGGTCACGCCGCTGCGGTCCGCGGCGTCTGCATCTTGCCTGACAATCAGCAGGTGGTTTCGGTTGGCGACGACCAGAAGGTCCACCGCTGGCAAATCGCCGACGCTAAGAAGGTCGCCGAGATTGGCATTGGGGCGGAAGGTCGAGCCTTGTTGCGAACCGGCGACGACCTGTTCGTCCCCGCCGCCGACAAGCGGACGCGGCGGATCGACCTGAAGGAAAACAAGGTCGCGCAGCAGTTTGAAGGTCATGGCGATTGGGTGCTCAGCGCCGCAATTTTTGGCGCAAAACAGGAAGCGGGCGACGCTCGGGTGCTGGCGACCGGCGACTTTGCAGGCGAAGTTCGTCTGTGGAAACTGGCCGACGGATCGCTGCAGCAGTCGTGGCTGGCGAAGCCGTAAGTCGCCGCTATCTCACAATTCGCCTCCGCGTCGACGGAATGCGGGAAGTCGACGCGTTGTGGATTGAGGCGACTTCGCTACAATTTGGGGATTCCCACGGGAAATCTCTTCCAAAGATCCCAGCCCCAATTGGCCCTTGGCGGCCTTCGGCCCGACGCTTATCGATCCGCGACCGAGGGAAAACGATGAAACCCTGGCAACATTTGTTTCAAACCGCCATGGCGGACGGCGAAACCTACTTCAACGCCGGCGAGTATCACCGTGCACGGCTGTTGTTTCAGGAAGCGTATGAACGGATCCCCGAGCCGCAGCGCAACTACGCCGAATCGACGCAAGCCCTCAGCGGCCTGGCCGACTGCTTTTACTATCTCGAAAACTACGAGAAGGCGAAAGGCCTGCTCGATGACGTCCTCTTCTGCCCTGGCGGCGCGGCGAGTCCGACCGTTCGCCTGCGACGTGGCCAGATTTTCTTCAAGACCGGCGACGTCGAAAAGGCAAAGATGGAATTAACCGCGGCCTACCTGAACGGCGGCATGGCGGTCTTCCACAACGAGGAAGAGTGCATGCGGTTGATTGCCAACGTGATCGAAGGGTACGAGCGCCGTTAGGTCAACATCGTCCCGGTCGAGTCGCTAAAGCTGTCGGTCTCGACCCCCATTTTCTGAATCATCGTCAGCAACAGATTGCTGAGCGGCGGATGGTTGTCTTTGTCGTGGGCGACGTGCCCGCTGTGCTTGAGGCCAAGTCGGTGTCCGCCGGCCACGAGCAAGGGCAGGTTCTTGGGCGAGTGCTCGCCACCTTCGCCCGAGTTCATGCCGCTGCCGTACATGACCATCGTGTGGTCGAGCATGTTGCCGTCCCCATCTTCGGTCTGCTTCAGGAAGTCGAGGAACCGGGCCAACCGCGACAAATGAAAACGGTCGATCACGCCCAACTTCTTCAACATCCCCGCGTCGCCCCCATGGTGCGAAAGCTCGTGATGGTTTTCCCCGCCGCCCCCCAAGCCGCCGGCTTCGCGCGACCATTCGTAGCTGATAACCCGCGTCGTGTCGGTCAAAAACGCCAGGTACGACAGCTCCATCATCACGTCGATCCACATCGGCCGATCATGGGCGTCGTGCGACTTGCTGCTTAGCTGCAGGAACTTGGCGTCGATCTCCGGCTTCGGCACGTCGATCCAGTTCTCGAGCCGTTCGACGCGCTGCTCCGTTTCGCGCACGCTGCCAAGGTATTGATCGAGTTTCCGCTGATCCTTCTTGCCCAACTTCTTGTGCAGCGCCTTCGCCTCGGCGAGCACGCTGTCGAGGATCGACTTTTGTTCGGCGTAGCGTTTGAGCGTCGCCGCCCGGTCTCCGGCGCTCTCCGGAACAAACAACCGCTCGAACAATCGCTTCGGCGAGTTCTCCGCCGGCACCGGCGTTCCGCGGCGATTGAACGACAGCGTATGCGAATGGCCGGCCGAACCAGTTCCGCTGCTATCGGACAACTGCAGCGAGCCGAAGCGAGTCTCTTTGCTGTGATGCTCCGCCGCGATCTGATCGGCCGAAACCCAGTTGGTGTAATCGCTGCCCGGGGTCGCGCTCAAGTCGGCGCCGGTCAGCCACGTATCGGCGCCGCTGTGACCCCCTTGCGAGTTGGGATGTCCCATGCCGGTTAGAACCGTGAAGTCGTTCCTATGGTCGGCCAGCGTTTGCAGCGTCGGCGACAACTGGTAGTCGGCCCCGGCGGTCTCGGGCATCCATTCCAGAATGTTGACGCCGTTGGGGACATAGCAGCAGATCATCCGCGGTTGCGTCGCCAATGATTTGGCCAGCGGCTTGAATTGCGAAGGAGCGGCGGCGGCTCGCGGCATCATCGCGTCCAGCAGCGGCAAGCTTAAGCTTACGCCCAGTCCACGCAACACCATCCGTCGTGAAATGGTCTTTGACATTCTGGTTATCCTTTCGCTTGTCGGCAATGGTCGATAACTGCCTGTTGAAAAATGCCATCGTGGCATTTTTCAACCTCGCCAGGCTCAGAGCATAGCTCTTCGCGGCTCGCATCCGTGCGACCACGCAGTCCGTCGAGAAAATCAACGTACTGATAACTGCGTTTGCTATTTCGTTTGGAAGGTGGGGGACTGCACGACCGCGTGAATCAGCGACCGCAACGTCTTGTCGTTCGACTTCATGGCCGCGACCGCTTCGTCAATTTGCGGGCGATCGACAATACTCATTTCGCGCCCCAGCGCGTAGGTGAACATCTTCTCGGCCAGGCAGCGGAGGAACAGGTCCTGTTTCTCCATCAGCGCCGCCTGGAGCGACTCGATCCCATCGATCTCGGTTCCATCGGGCAACGTCGCCGAGGCGTCGATCCGCGGATCGTTCGAGCCGACGCGGCCTTGATAGCCATGCCCTTCCTGCTCGCGCCAGTCGCCGGAGCCGTCAAAGTTTTCCAGAGCGAAGCCGAGCGGATCAATCTTGTTGTGACAGCGAGCGCACTGCGCCAGCTCTCGATGAATTTCGAGCCGCTGCCGCACCGTCGCCTTATCGATGCCCGGCGCCTTGGGCGCGATCTCGCCGACGTTGGCGACCGGCAGCCCCGGATCAGTCCCCAGGATGTTCTTCAAAACCCAGACGCCCCGTTTGACCGGCGAAGTCCGCGTGCCGTTCGACGTGATCGACAACATCGACGCTTGCGTGAGCACGCCGCCGCGATGCACATCGGCCGGCAGCTCGACTCGTCGCAGCTCGTCTCCTTCGACTCCCTTGATCCCATAGAAGCGGGCGAGCCGCTCGTTGACCACGACAAAGTCGGAGTCAATAAAGTTCGTCACGCTCAAGTCGTTCTGCAAGATCTCGCGGAAGAACCCAAGCGTCTCGGCGACGATTGACG
The genomic region above belongs to Blastopirellula retiformator and contains:
- a CDS encoding c-type cytochrome domain-containing protein yields the protein MRSLLSVSLVSLLSAAASAVAEEAPVSFRRDVAPILLDRCQACHGAKKAEGGYRVDTFVQLQKAGDSGEPPIGASAAEPSELLRRITCTDEFERMPVDSDPLSAAQIALFTKWIAAGAKFDGADPAQPLRLVIPPPTYAAAPASYPRAVPITAVTFSPDGKQLVVGGYHELTIWDVASGKLARRIGNLGERTYALRFSPDGQMLAVGCGQPGASGEVRLVRFASGGVTGVVCRSDDVVLDLAFRPGSTQLAAAMTDSSIRVVDTASLSEVRTIAGHADWVTAIAYSDDGTQLASASLDQSAKVFDAETGAVLASYPGHAAAVRGVCILPDNQQVVSVGDDQKVHRWQIADAKKVAEIGIGAEGRALLRTGDDLFVPAADKRTRRIDLKENKVAQQFEGHGDWVLSAAIFGAKQEAGDARVLATGDFAGEVRLWKLADGSLQQSWLAKP
- a CDS encoding outer membrane protein assembly factor BamD; amino-acid sequence: MKPWQHLFQTAMADGETYFNAGEYHRARLLFQEAYERIPEPQRNYAESTQALSGLADCFYYLENYEKAKGLLDDVLFCPGGAASPTVRLRRGQIFFKTGDVEKAKMELTAAYLNGGMAVFHNEEECMRLIANVIEGYERR
- a CDS encoding DUF1552 domain-containing protein produces the protein MSKTISRRMVLRGLGVSLSLPLLDAMMPRAAAAPSQFKPLAKSLATQPRMICCYVPNGVNILEWMPETAGADYQLSPTLQTLADHRNDFTVLTGMGHPNSQGGHSGADTWLTGADLSATPGSDYTNWVSADQIAAEHHSKETRFGSLQLSDSSGTGSAGHSHTLSFNRRGTPVPAENSPKRLFERLFVPESAGDRAATLKRYAEQKSILDSVLAEAKALHKKLGKKDQRKLDQYLGSVRETEQRVERLENWIDVPKPEIDAKFLQLSSKSHDAHDRPMWIDVMMELSYLAFLTDTTRVISYEWSREAGGLGGGGENHHELSHHGGDAGMLKKLGVIDRFHLSRLARFLDFLKQTEDGDGNMLDHTMVMYGSGMNSGEGGEHSPKNLPLLVAGGHRLGLKHSGHVAHDKDNHPPLSNLLLTMIQKMGVETDSFSDSTGTMLT